One genomic segment of Pseudanabaena sp. ABRG5-3 includes these proteins:
- a CDS encoding DUF6753 family protein, giving the protein MNSDPQPKTYLDIAIHDYDPTVKAKIYEIVAKSGIPQNDPYIAIFLSNAQVAATVATAPNLLQSALAKGFDVGIQKFRDFLATLRETAVKEQEVAISQAIANIIKNKQHQESLGYWRAISLPFIGFCAGMLMIGLAAGLVSGLAIAKVLSPQPSLNPQTTKDLEWLASDDGKMAKNLVDWNRGILKTCLQDQQNLKDALIILNGKYVTKGLCALWVLPENQRVYEDRR; this is encoded by the coding sequence ATGAATAGCGATCCTCAACCCAAAACCTATCTGGATATTGCTATCCATGACTATGATCCCACTGTCAAAGCCAAAATCTACGAGATTGTGGCTAAGTCTGGTATTCCCCAGAACGATCCTTACATTGCGATTTTTCTGTCCAATGCTCAGGTTGCGGCTACGGTTGCTACTGCGCCAAATCTACTCCAAAGTGCCTTAGCTAAGGGCTTTGATGTTGGTATTCAAAAATTCCGTGACTTTCTGGCGACTCTGCGCGAGACTGCGGTTAAGGAACAGGAGGTAGCGATTAGTCAGGCGATCGCTAATATCATCAAAAACAAACAGCATCAGGAATCCCTAGGTTATTGGCGGGCGATTAGCTTGCCCTTCATTGGTTTCTGTGCGGGGATGTTGATGATTGGCTTAGCGGCGGGTCTGGTTTCGGGCTTGGCGATCGCTAAAGTACTATCTCCTCAGCCTAGTCTCAATCCCCAGACTACAAAGGATTTGGAATGGTTAGCTAGTGATGATGGCAAAATGGCAAAGAATCTCGTGGACTGGAATCGAGGTATTTTAAAGACCTGTCTTCAAGACCAGCAAAACCTTAAGGATGCTTTGATTATTCTCAATGGTAAGTACGTTACTAAAGGGTTGTGCGCTCTTTGGGTTTTGCCTGAAAACCAGAGGGTCTATGAAGATCGGCGTTGA
- a CDS encoding relaxase/mobilization nuclease domain-containing protein produces the protein MIGKISKGSGFRGCLYYVLGRTGAEIIDTNMDGDSPRSLANEFAISRQLRPKLNQVVCHVALSLRPEEHLNNASWQTAIAQYLKEMGFTNNQYVAVKHTDKENHEHIHLVTSRVRMDGSVVSDSWDWTRSQDVIRKLEQDFGLAAVPSSWECDRQEQTKSQIDKELETGKATVKRQLADKIDATLVNTTSLPDFIEQLNLEEIEVRVDRDRKGKPKGIAYKFDGVSMAGSSVGKAYSLPRILKRIESISEQGIHPNIPTMASHISQVIREQVKVGMTMSQLIEQLKHSGIDAHVKYTRTKKIKGISYSLGSNSIQGNELGKEFSWGGLQKYLQVSYDPARDRSIILEMQSANRNAVSQPMENLNGLSESFLNELVVELEKQRSLKVPKQNQSENITKSEIPVNPEQGRIDRAQMVVAICHQLLNELGADSFGETGKNSYSIQRSGDALTVENLRGDRQIILQVKGQEIEFANLSEFDIQQFEQAWQQLSQAQQRSIDANAKVV, from the coding sequence ATGATTGGGAAAATTAGCAAAGGAAGTGGCTTTCGGGGATGTCTATACTATGTACTGGGCAGAACTGGGGCAGAAATAATTGATACGAATATGGATGGAGACAGTCCACGCAGTCTAGCAAATGAATTTGCAATATCTCGCCAACTGCGCCCAAAGCTGAATCAAGTAGTTTGTCATGTAGCACTTAGCCTTCGTCCTGAAGAGCATCTTAACAATGCTTCTTGGCAGACAGCGATCGCCCAATATCTCAAAGAAATGGGATTTACCAATAATCAATATGTGGCTGTAAAGCATACTGATAAGGAAAATCACGAACACATTCATCTCGTGACCAGTCGGGTACGGATGGATGGCTCAGTGGTATCTGATAGTTGGGATTGGACACGCAGCCAAGATGTAATCCGCAAACTAGAACAGGACTTTGGACTAGCGGCTGTACCATCAAGTTGGGAATGCGATCGCCAAGAGCAAACCAAAAGTCAGATTGATAAGGAATTAGAAACGGGCAAAGCCACTGTGAAGCGGCAACTTGCAGACAAGATCGATGCAACTTTGGTAAATACCACGTCACTACCAGATTTTATTGAGCAGCTAAATCTTGAAGAGATTGAAGTCAGGGTTGACCGAGATCGCAAGGGAAAACCGAAAGGGATTGCTTACAAATTTGATGGAGTGAGCATGGCAGGCTCCAGTGTGGGCAAGGCTTATTCCTTACCGCGTATCTTGAAGCGGATTGAAAGCATCTCCGAGCAGGGGATACATCCTAATATTCCTACTATGGCCTCTCACATATCACAAGTAATTAGAGAGCAAGTAAAAGTAGGAATGACCATGTCCCAGTTGATTGAGCAGTTGAAACATTCAGGAATAGATGCTCATGTCAAATACACCCGCACCAAGAAGATTAAAGGTATTTCCTACAGTTTGGGAAGTAATAGCATTCAAGGTAATGAGCTAGGCAAAGAGTTTAGTTGGGGAGGGCTTCAGAAGTATTTACAGGTCAGTTACGATCCAGCCCGCGATCGCTCGATTATTTTAGAGATGCAAAGCGCTAACCGAAATGCGGTAAGTCAACCTATGGAGAATCTCAATGGTCTATCAGAGAGTTTTCTAAATGAGCTTGTGGTTGAGTTAGAAAAACAGCGATCGCTTAAAGTACCCAAACAAAATCAATCTGAAAATATTACTAAATCAGAAATCCCCGTTAACCCAGAACAGGGCAGAATTGATCGCGCTCAGATGGTCGTAGCAATCTGTCATCAACTCCTCAATGAGCTAGGGGCTGACAGTTTTGGAGAAACGGGTAAGAATTCTTACAGTATTCAACGAAGCGGAGATGCTCTGACAGTTGAGAATTTACGAGGCGATCGCCAGATCATCTTGCAGGTCAAGGGACAAGAAATTGAATTTGCCAATTTGAGCGAATTTGATATCCAACAATTTGAGCAGGCTTGGCAGCAATTGTCTCAAGCACAGCAACGAAGCATTGACGCGAATGCCAAAGTTGTCTGA
- a CDS encoding plasmid replication protein, CyRepA1 family: MKSTTLDLHSFSDLVYREWIDGSAIEPELFTYNVEIIADEIIESGGEVSYPIHEALNWSPAKWRTVWQSGKQQRPELFGALIHSWNPILEKPEVFQVKLSNPLIDHKKGKPRKYENPAKRGQVGGFALVPNSIWQKVADRYGVEVDFSALPDAVNFWSWVATHPEIPIFICEGMKKACCLLSQGYVAIALSGITMGRTKGTDGKLALQPYLAKFAIPKRQILFCFDAETKEKTKHHVFVATVKTGKLFADADCLVKVVELPFLEGTDKTGVDDFIVERGIDAFDQVYANAISLNTYAWEHQQDSQLTFKPFKSLSMNMMFQLDRYEIPDYIPKTGIVALQSAKGTGKTKAIAAIVAGTDKLALLGHRVSLVRNLCKVMNADFKGDLDMADGQFITDSAYSARVGACVDSLLAFDPRQFVDCDLVIDEVEQVLRHLISGSTCNKDGKRPALLARLHILVKVARRVIVADADLSDISLNYLQALRGDGSDVFLIKNEYQPEGYPTRFIVASNDVPIIQELLADVTKGHRVFVATDSKSSSKAIAKLVEKIKAIRPKIRVLLFNSDTSGGRHETDFMSNINKRVFNYDVIIATPSMSTGVSIEVKRFHKVYGLFYGTVTDADASQALSRVRDNVPRTVWCAERGINFCKIDRSSSPMHLKNTLRNRWDREVSLIRAGLGDSLLPIVDHASLDNPHIDLWASVEARTNAAMWALRDYLLERLVFEGNHVTVVTIGNDDSGKSIKEALAQTRQERYQAVSRAKILSPSEQKKLISNESQSYQDLLDLEKTAIAKFYCLNQVSPELVEYDRDGQRRSEILKLEALFQSDLAIESDVRAFTRQAKFGMGIFLPDQPCNELGRYIRSGLGLKELLNPEVQYTDADLEDLGSLCRQFATDIKRYLGFNVPQDATNIWIFRILCNQLGIKICSKRIHGDEGMINVCWLDAEAWQELLAILERRSVSRQQVTAAQPVSCDRPPLITNDSEGAIARNGKFAIWTRLIATVTYLRHLLTSDISPYHPLYKLKKQLSVLFFNFQVMFNSKLFLTCSQVIP; the protein is encoded by the coding sequence ATGAAATCAACAACTTTGGATCTACATTCATTCTCGGATTTAGTTTATCGTGAATGGATTGATGGCAGTGCGATCGAGCCTGAACTTTTTACTTATAATGTAGAAATTATAGCAGATGAAATTATTGAAAGTGGGGGTGAAGTCAGCTACCCAATTCATGAGGCTCTGAATTGGAGTCCTGCTAAGTGGCGTACTGTCTGGCAATCTGGGAAACAACAGCGTCCAGAGCTGTTTGGAGCGCTCATTCATTCTTGGAATCCCATTCTCGAAAAGCCTGAAGTGTTCCAAGTCAAGCTTAGCAACCCTCTAATCGATCACAAAAAGGGGAAACCCCGTAAGTATGAAAATCCTGCTAAACGCGGTCAGGTTGGTGGGTTTGCTTTAGTTCCTAATTCAATTTGGCAAAAGGTCGCCGATCGCTATGGAGTTGAGGTTGATTTCTCGGCTTTACCTGATGCTGTTAATTTCTGGTCCTGGGTAGCTACCCATCCTGAAATTCCTATCTTTATCTGTGAGGGCATGAAAAAGGCTTGCTGCTTGTTGTCTCAGGGTTATGTGGCGATCGCTTTGAGTGGGATTACGATGGGACGGACTAAAGGTACGGATGGTAAGTTGGCTTTACAACCCTATCTGGCTAAGTTTGCTATTCCTAAGCGTCAGATCTTATTCTGCTTTGATGCCGAAACTAAGGAAAAAACTAAGCATCATGTCTTTGTTGCTACGGTCAAGACTGGCAAGCTATTTGCAGATGCTGATTGTCTCGTTAAGGTAGTTGAGCTTCCTTTTCTGGAAGGTACTGATAAAACTGGGGTTGATGATTTCATCGTTGAGCGTGGTATTGATGCTTTTGATCAGGTATATGCGAATGCTATTTCTCTTAATACCTATGCTTGGGAACATCAACAGGATAGCCAGCTTACGTTTAAGCCGTTTAAGAGTTTGTCGATGAATATGATGTTTCAATTGGATCGATATGAAATCCCCGATTACATTCCCAAGACTGGGATTGTGGCACTGCAATCGGCTAAGGGTACTGGTAAGACGAAAGCAATTGCGGCGATCGTGGCGGGGACGGATAAATTGGCTTTACTCGGTCATCGGGTCAGTTTGGTTCGCAATCTCTGTAAGGTGATGAATGCGGATTTTAAAGGCGATCTCGATATGGCTGATGGACAGTTTATTACTGATTCGGCATATTCGGCTCGTGTTGGAGCCTGTGTCGATAGCTTGCTTGCTTTCGATCCCCGTCAATTTGTGGATTGCGATCTCGTCATTGATGAGGTGGAGCAGGTGCTCAGACATTTGATTTCAGGTTCAACCTGTAATAAGGATGGTAAACGCCCTGCTCTGCTTGCCCGTTTGCATATTTTAGTAAAAGTCGCGAGACGGGTAATTGTTGCTGACGCGGATCTCTCCGATATTAGTTTGAACTATCTTCAAGCTTTACGTGGTGATGGCTCTGATGTCTTTTTGATTAAGAACGAGTACCAACCCGAAGGTTATCCTACAAGGTTCATTGTGGCGAGTAACGATGTGCCGATTATTCAGGAGTTGCTGGCGGATGTCACCAAGGGTCATCGTGTTTTTGTGGCGACGGATAGTAAGTCTAGTAGTAAGGCGATCGCTAAGTTGGTTGAGAAAATTAAGGCGATTCGTCCCAAAATTAGGGTCTTGCTTTTTAATTCCGATACCAGTGGCGGTCGCCATGAAACGGACTTTATGAGCAATATCAATAAGCGGGTGTTCAACTACGATGTGATCATTGCCACGCCTTCGATGAGTACGGGTGTTTCGATTGAGGTCAAGCGCTTTCACAAAGTCTATGGTTTGTTCTATGGTACGGTCACGGATGCGGATGCGAGTCAGGCTTTGTCTCGGGTTAGGGATAATGTTCCGCGTACTGTTTGGTGTGCTGAGCGTGGTATTAATTTCTGCAAAATCGATCGTTCTTCTTCTCCGATGCATCTCAAAAATACTCTCAGGAATCGCTGGGACCGCGAGGTTAGTCTGATTCGTGCTGGCTTAGGAGATTCTTTACTACCTATCGTGGATCATGCTTCTCTAGACAATCCTCACATCGATCTTTGGGCAAGTGTTGAGGCGAGAACCAATGCGGCGATGTGGGCTTTGCGAGACTATTTGCTCGAACGCCTTGTGTTTGAGGGCAATCACGTTACGGTCGTGACCATCGGTAATGATGATTCTGGCAAGTCGATTAAGGAGGCTTTAGCTCAGACGAGGCAGGAGCGTTACCAAGCTGTCTCTAGGGCAAAAATCCTATCTCCCTCCGAACAAAAAAAATTAATCTCAAATGAGTCTCAGTCGTATCAAGATTTACTGGATCTAGAAAAAACTGCGATCGCCAAGTTTTATTGTCTCAATCAAGTTTCTCCTGAATTGGTGGAATACGATCGCGATGGGCAACGCCGATCGGAGATTCTCAAATTGGAAGCTTTGTTTCAATCGGATCTTGCCATTGAATCCGATGTTCGTGCGTTTACTCGTCAAGCGAAGTTTGGCATGGGTATTTTCCTGCCAGATCAGCCTTGTAATGAATTGGGACGCTATATCAGATCGGGCTTGGGTTTGAAGGAGTTACTCAATCCTGAGGTTCAATACACTGATGCAGATCTGGAGGATTTAGGTAGTCTTTGTCGGCAGTTTGCTACGGATATCAAAAGGTACTTGGGCTTCAATGTTCCTCAAGATGCTACCAATATTTGGATTTTTCGGATTCTCTGTAATCAGCTTGGTATCAAAATCTGCTCTAAGCGCATTCATGGCGATGAGGGCATGATTAATGTTTGTTGGCTTGATGCTGAGGCTTGGCAAGAGTTGCTGGCAATTCTCGAAAGACGCTCGGTATCTCGGCAACAGGTGACGGCTGCTCAACCCGTTTCTTGCGATCGCCCCCCCCTTATAACAAATGATAGTGAGGGGGCGATCGCAAGAAACGGCAAGTTTGCGATTTGGACTAGGCTGATTGCCACAGTCACTTATCTACGCCATTTACTCACATCTGATATTTCCCCTTATCACCCTCTGTACAAGCTCAAAAAACAGCTATCAGTCTTGTTTTTCAACTTCCAAGTCATGTTCAATTCAAAATTATTCTTGACTTGCTCTCAGGTCATCCCGTAA
- a CDS encoding Mov34/MPN/PAD-1 family protein, with the protein MWQFRTGSNQHGNQPMKLLEHVQKHVATINPVLPATHNPPLIQHIIATNQSLTEIAATSMYEYVYGSNGTFVRAKRQGLEAIAPVSYYKTKGLRAISAFVQMTYPAVPLFLVEQMLEASRIACDANNQPVEIVFHLYFDNGNWQLAIPDQEQTATSCKPLDNSANSTYSKAIIEIHSHHGMRAYFSETDNRDETGFRIYGVIGEIFSNPQIRMRVGIYGHFYETSTSGILELPAQLTDCLVEDW; encoded by the coding sequence ATGTGGCAGTTCCGTACAGGTAGCAATCAACATGGTAATCAACCGATGAAATTACTAGAACATGTTCAAAAGCACGTAGCAACGATAAACCCAGTATTGCCAGCCACGCACAATCCCCCGCTAATTCAGCACATCATCGCCACAAATCAAAGCCTGACTGAAATCGCCGCGACCTCAATGTATGAGTATGTATATGGCAGCAATGGCACATTTGTCAGGGCAAAAAGACAAGGTTTAGAAGCGATCGCTCCCGTGTCCTATTACAAAACCAAAGGACTAAGAGCAATATCCGCATTCGTGCAAATGACCTACCCCGCAGTCCCCCTATTTCTGGTGGAGCAAATGCTCGAAGCCTCACGCATTGCCTGTGATGCCAACAATCAACCAGTAGAGATTGTATTCCATCTATATTTTGACAATGGAAATTGGCAGCTCGCGATTCCAGATCAAGAGCAAACAGCTACATCCTGTAAGCCATTGGACAATAGTGCGAACAGCACCTACAGCAAAGCGATCATCGAAATCCATTCCCACCATGGCATGAGAGCCTACTTCTCAGAAACAGACAACCGTGATGAGACAGGCTTTCGGATCTATGGAGTAATTGGTGAAATCTTCTCCAACCCACAGATTAGAATGCGAGTAGGAATTTACGGTCATTTCTACGAAACCTCCACGTCAGGAATCTTGGAGTTGCCTGCACAATTGACCGACTGCTTAGTGGAGGATTGGTAA
- the mobC gene encoding plasmid mobilization relaxosome protein MobC — protein MTLSVKLTVRMTKDAKASLDKKASNLKVNPSEFVRFATDNYDPQTLPVQQPKVDWDTYHLLGELKFELNKIGTNINQLAHDANLSLLMGSPMQPQLDELTDLSNRINQAIGLIFGVRSQIIEIAGLTYKAEKEDDWEN, from the coding sequence ATGACTTTATCCGTTAAACTAACAGTGCGAATGACTAAAGATGCGAAAGCTTCATTAGACAAGAAGGCAAGTAACCTGAAGGTTAATCCAAGTGAATTTGTTCGATTTGCAACTGATAATTACGATCCACAAACACTACCAGTTCAACAGCCCAAAGTTGATTGGGACACATATCATCTGCTTGGGGAACTTAAATTTGAGTTGAATAAAATTGGGACAAACATTAACCAGTTAGCCCATGATGCAAATCTAAGTTTGTTGATGGGGAGTCCAATGCAACCCCAACTTGATGAACTAACTGATTTATCTAACCGTATCAATCAAGCTATTGGTTTGATATTTGGTGTGAGGTCTCAAATTATAGAGATAGCAGGCTTAACCTATAAAGCAGAAAAAGAGGATGATTGGGAAAATTAG
- a CDS encoding mobilization protein MobD-like protein, producing MAIINLIDGEKGGVGKSWVARTMLQYLKDRAIPLAGIEADRSNPTVLNIYKDSKAAFFSENEKMADVPDSIFDYALKKTVVVNLPAQAHRAVSQWINTKGLLDLGKEHGVSFTKWFVSDGESDSIELFIESLEHYQGYITHVFIKNWGRCDEWGYFHEHEAIQKAISEYGVAVIDFPKLGDGRRIEINAKRLTFEEASNYSEFGIIGRNQIKTFLRDAYKAFESTNLLPQNVQKKEAKS from the coding sequence ATGGCAATTATTAACCTGATCGATGGTGAAAAAGGTGGCGTGGGCAAAAGTTGGGTTGCGCGAACCATGCTCCAATACCTTAAGGATCGCGCCATCCCGTTGGCTGGCATTGAAGCGGATCGTAGCAATCCCACCGTCCTCAACATTTACAAAGATAGCAAGGCTGCTTTTTTCTCTGAAAATGAAAAAATGGCGGATGTCCCTGATTCTATTTTTGACTATGCGCTCAAGAAAACTGTCGTCGTCAATTTACCCGCTCAAGCCCATCGTGCTGTATCCCAATGGATTAACACCAAAGGCTTGCTAGACTTGGGCAAAGAGCATGGCGTGTCTTTCACCAAGTGGTTCGTAAGTGATGGTGAAAGTGACTCAATCGAGCTATTCATCGAGTCGCTAGAGCATTACCAAGGCTACATCACCCATGTGTTTATCAAAAACTGGGGTCGCTGTGATGAATGGGGTTATTTCCATGAGCATGAAGCAATCCAGAAGGCGATCTCCGAATATGGTGTAGCTGTGATTGATTTCCCGAAGCTAGGAGATGGCAGGCGCATTGAAATCAATGCTAAACGCCTAACTTTTGAGGAGGCTTCTAACTACTCCGAGTTTGGCATCATTGGCAGGAATCAAATCAAAACTTTTCTCAGAGATGCTTACAAAGCCTTTGAATCCACAAATCTCTTGCCTCAAAACGTCCAGAAAAAAGAAGCAAAGTCCTAG
- a CDS encoding alpha/beta hydrolase — translation MHRLLTRVGLWLGAIALSIGLLLYQAFYPHEIVTKTINLHHDRDRALVGRLYLPSQTAPYPTMILWYGVSSSKEMVEPFALELARHGIAAISFDSGGFGESYPRVFSTEENLQDAKLVFSYVKQHPELFDQAYLGMGGHSMGAATAIAFATETIDADKISVTLDLGMSADISPNQPANLFMGIGLYEEFHTPDAMREMLQQSTGESAKEFQLKGDFAKGSARKLVISSTSDHLIEPFDPTLIQEAVVWSVQAFGLAEATNHPAISLVMPYVMWSWFFIFIGSIMTVSYILRDLQFLRSKLRLVSVGIVAISAILLGLGMNGQMPARLAINLILLAGAIGPISTFAIRYPHKLTSCFRLCGLYVSAILVAYTIVALAMRWNELFTHPMYLLGLPRFLLQIPVALIYSRFQEFSAAMFPVYSNGLIPSWQLTVIFLPELIYPSIFLGMGTKAGALLVEWLRQPLQIVIERPSKKSVQLLGGLSVVLVLVLIQQANMGTISMEHAIATMRLLSQMLLFPVVILIFILRSSQFQKLEKYCKSPN, via the coding sequence ATGCATAGATTACTTACTAGAGTGGGGCTGTGGTTAGGTGCGATCGCCTTGAGTATTGGATTACTGCTATACCAAGCTTTTTATCCCCATGAGATCGTAACGAAAACCATTAATCTTCACCACGATCGCGATCGCGCTCTAGTCGGTAGACTTTATTTGCCGAGTCAAACAGCACCATATCCGACGATGATTCTCTGGTATGGAGTTAGTTCTTCTAAGGAGATGGTGGAACCGTTTGCTTTGGAATTAGCCCGTCATGGAATTGCGGCTATAAGCTTTGATTCAGGAGGATTTGGCGAATCCTATCCAAGAGTTTTTAGTACAGAGGAAAATCTTCAGGATGCGAAATTAGTATTCTCCTATGTGAAGCAACATCCCGAACTCTTCGATCAAGCATACCTTGGGATGGGAGGACACTCTATGGGAGCAGCAACTGCGATCGCCTTTGCTACAGAAACCATAGATGCTGACAAAATTAGCGTTACCCTCGATCTGGGGATGAGCGCTGATATTAGTCCCAATCAACCAGCTAACCTATTTATGGGAATTGGCTTGTATGAAGAATTCCATACTCCTGATGCCATGCGGGAAATGTTGCAACAATCAACAGGGGAGAGCGCAAAGGAATTTCAACTGAAGGGGGATTTTGCCAAGGGTTCAGCCCGAAAACTTGTAATATCCAGTACTTCTGACCATCTGATTGAACCATTCGATCCAACTTTAATTCAAGAAGCGGTTGTTTGGTCAGTTCAAGCCTTTGGACTTGCGGAAGCTACAAACCATCCAGCTATATCTCTGGTAATGCCCTATGTTATGTGGTCATGGTTTTTCATCTTTATCGGCTCAATTATGACGGTTAGCTATATTCTGCGAGACCTTCAGTTCTTACGGAGCAAACTTCGCTTAGTATCTGTGGGTATTGTCGCGATCTCCGCGATTTTGCTTGGATTAGGCATGAATGGGCAAATGCCAGCAAGACTGGCGATTAATTTGATTCTGCTAGCAGGAGCAATTGGGCCTATTAGTACATTTGCTATTCGCTATCCACACAAACTAACATCCTGCTTTCGGTTATGTGGACTATATGTCAGTGCAATTCTTGTAGCTTATACAATTGTTGCTCTCGCCATGCGATGGAATGAACTCTTCACTCATCCTATGTACTTATTAGGATTACCACGGTTCCTACTCCAAATTCCCGTAGCGCTGATTTATTCAAGGTTTCAAGAGTTTAGTGCGGCGATGTTTCCTGTTTATAGCAATGGACTTATCCCTAGCTGGCAGCTTACTGTGATCTTTTTACCTGAGCTGATTTACCCTAGCATTTTTCTAGGTATGGGGACAAAAGCAGGGGCATTGCTAGTGGAATGGCTCCGTCAACCTCTACAGATAGTAATAGAGCGTCCTAGTAAAAAGTCTGTGCAACTACTTGGTGGTCTCAGTGTGGTTTTAGTCTTGGTACTGATACAACAAGCAAATATGGGAACGATCTCAATGGAGCACGCGATCGCCACAATGCGATTGTTGTCTCAGATGTTATTATTTCCAGTAGTAATACTGATCTTCATTTTGAGATCTTCTCAATTTCAAAAGTTAGAGAAGTACTGCAAATCTCCTAACTAA
- a CDS encoding ThiF family adenylyltransferase, translated as MSNLSLPFAEAVPILLPAYEELDLILIGCGGTGGWLAVNLPRIAYLQKQVGKKVSVTFIDPDRVEATNIPRQNFIPSDLGLPKAAVLAARYGLQWGIEISAITSSFRADMATSRWKHLTICIGAVDNPEARAEIAKVLENGKTTFWLDCGNHYESGQVLLGSRDTVESMKGAFHVPTFCTALPSPVLQHPDLLVKQESMQQVLSCEESAIANAQSMSINHRIADEALDMLLRLLSGTLTRFATYVNCKHGNAWSRFNTPEEVAALIGKPKQYMKAKPQQ; from the coding sequence ATGTCAAACTTATCATTACCATTTGCTGAAGCCGTTCCCATCCTGCTACCCGCCTATGAAGAACTAGACCTAATTCTCATCGGCTGTGGCGGCACAGGCGGATGGTTAGCCGTGAACTTGCCACGCATCGCCTATTTACAAAAACAGGTCGGGAAAAAGGTATCAGTTACTTTCATCGATCCAGATCGGGTAGAAGCAACCAATATTCCCCGCCAAAACTTTATTCCCAGTGACCTCGGCTTACCAAAAGCAGCCGTCCTCGCCGCCAGATATGGACTGCAATGGGGCATTGAAATCAGTGCCATTACCTCATCCTTTAGAGCAGACATGGCAACATCGCGATGGAAACACCTGACAATTTGTATTGGAGCCGTGGACAATCCCGAAGCTAGAGCTGAAATTGCCAAAGTTTTAGAAAATGGAAAAACAACATTCTGGTTAGACTGTGGCAATCACTACGAATCTGGGCAAGTACTCCTCGGCTCTAGAGATACAGTGGAAAGTATGAAAGGAGCCTTTCATGTCCCCACATTTTGTACGGCTCTGCCATCACCAGTCCTACAACATCCAGATTTACTGGTGAAGCAAGAGTCAATGCAGCAAGTACTATCCTGTGAAGAATCAGCGATCGCCAATGCTCAGTCGATGTCGATCAATCACCGCATAGCCGATGAAGCATTGGACATGCTACTACGCTTACTAAGCGGAACCCTGACCCGTTTTGCTACCTATGTAAATTGCAAACATGGCAATGCATGGTCTAGATTCAACACCCCTGAAGAAGTAGCAGCATTGATTGGCAAGCCAAAACAATACATGAAAGCTAAGCCTCAACAATAA
- a CDS encoding LysM peptidoglycan-binding domain-containing protein, whose protein sequence is MQNTTFLDCVFRSVGIAGILTGYGFGVLFSVNAETIPNLLATSDISLKGSPNVGAKLHQVQAGDTLYSLTQMYQVDTAAIANSSYRSSPTF, encoded by the coding sequence GTGCAAAACACAACATTTTTAGACTGTGTTTTTAGATCTGTAGGAATTGCTGGAATTCTTACTGGATATGGTTTTGGCGTGTTATTTTCTGTAAACGCTGAGACAATTCCCAATCTGTTAGCAACATCGGATATTAGTCTGAAAGGCTCTCCAAATGTTGGTGCTAAATTACACCAAGTCCAAGCTGGAGATACTCTGTATAGCCTAACTCAGATGTATCAAGTTGATACGGCGGCGATCGCTAATTCTAGTTACAGATCCTCACCTACGTTTTGA
- a CDS encoding TfoX/Sxy family protein, which translates to MASDLNFVEYVRDQINEAGQVSFKKMFGEYAIYCNEKVVALVCDNQLFIKPTDGGRSMIGSVVESPPYSGAKPYFLIGEQVDDRHWMTNLIQLTASELPTPKPKKSKSKKAKN; encoded by the coding sequence ATGGCTTCAGACTTGAATTTTGTTGAATACGTCCGCGACCAAATAAACGAAGCAGGGCAAGTCTCTTTCAAAAAAATGTTTGGCGAGTATGCAATCTACTGCAATGAGAAAGTCGTCGCGCTTGTTTGTGATAATCAACTGTTCATAAAACCGACAGATGGTGGACGCTCCATGATTGGTAGTGTCGTAGAATCTCCCCCATACTCAGGAGCAAAGCCATACTTCCTGATTGGAGAACAGGTTGACGATCGGCATTGGATGACGAATCTCATTCAGCTAACAGCCAGCGAGCTTCCTACCCCGAAACCAAAGAAATCAAAGTCTAAAAAGGCAAAAAATTAA